The nucleotide window AATCAGCAAAGAGGGCAAAAAGGGTATAAGTCTTCCAGAACGAGATGTACCTGAATACCCTGTTGAGGACCACATTCCCGGTGGGATGATAAGAACCACCCCGAACAGACTTCCACAGGTTTCTGAGCCTGAGGTAGTGCGCCATTTCGTTAGAATCTCCGTAATGAACCATCATGTCGACAAGGGATTTTATCCACTCGGTTCGTGCACTATGAAATACAATCCAAAGCTTAACGAGCGCTTGGCACGGCTACCAGGATTCGCAAACCTCCATCCAGGGGTACCATACGAATTTGCGCAGGGCGCACTGGAGTTAATGTTTCGACTCGGAGAAATGCTTTGTGAAATTGGTGGACACTCCGCGATAACTCTTCAGCCAGCAGCTGGTGCACAGGGGGAATTTGCAGGGCTATCGATAATACGGCGTTACCACGAATCCCAGGGAAACCCGCGAAAAATAGTGGTAATACCCGATTCATCCCACGGAACCAACCCCGCTTCAATAGTTTTTTCTGGCTGGCAACCGGTGGAAATAAAGTCGGGACCAGATGGCAGAATTGACCTTAAAGCTTTAGAACCCTACCTAAACGAGGACCTTGCTGCTTTGATGGTAACCAACCCCAATACCTTAGGCATCTTCGAGCGGGACATAAGAAAGGTTGCGGAAATGTTGCACTCCGTCGGGGCGCAGCTCTACATGGACGGTGCCAATATGAATGCGCTTCTGGGCATAGCTCGTCCGGGAGAATTCGGCGTCGATGCACTTCATTTCAACTTGCACAAAACTTTCTCAACGCCTCACGGTGGCGGCGGACCCGGTTCAGGTCCTGTTTCTGTAGCTGAGCACCTTGCGCCCTACCTGCCCAAGCCGACGGTTAAAAAACTAAACGACGGCACTTACACACTTGATTGGGACATACCGGACTCCATGGGTAAACTTCAGGCGTTCTGGGGCTCGTTTGGAGTCATGGTCAAGGCTTTCGCATACATCCTCACGATGGGAAAAGACGGACTAAGGAGAACCGCTGAGGATGCCGTCCTGAATTCGAACTACCTTCTCGCCCTGTTAAGAGATTACTACGAACTTCCTTATAAAGAAACTCCCATGCACGAGTTCGTTTTATCGGGAGAGTTTTTAAGGAAATACGGAGTGAAAACGCTCGATGTGGCAAAACGCCTTCTGGACCTTGGATTCCATGCGCCCACCATATACTTCCCGCTCATAGTCCACGAGGCACTTATGATCGAGCCAACGGAATCAGAGCCCAAAGAGATGCTCGAGGCATTTGCCGATGCCATGATTAAGATTCGTCGCGAAGCTGAGGAGAACCCGCAAATACTGAAAGAAGCACCGCACAATACTCCTGTAAGAAGGCTGGATGAAGTCAGTGCTAACAGAAATCCGATATTAACCTACTGGGACTACGAGAGTTCGCAGAAGTAGAGGACATGTTGTCGTATAAAAACTTTTGTTGCGCTGATGCAATTTTTTTGCTAATTAGAGTAATACTAATATTAGGGGGCAAATATGTTTGACATAAGAAGAGCTCTGGGAATGATTGAGACTAAGGGGCTGGTCGGCTTGATAGAGGCAACAGACGCAGCCGTTAAAGCAGCAGATGTGGTAGCTGTTGACTACGAGCGCACGGGCGGTGGACTTACCATTATAAAAATAAGGGGCACAGTGGGTGCGGTTAAGGCAGCAGTTGAGGCAGGTGCGATGGCTGCGCAGCGAGTTGGCGAGTTAATAGCGGCACATGTAATACCGAACCCAGACAACGGGGTTGAGCCGATGATAACACCTATAATACCACCTGGAACACAAAAGCCTGCACTGGAATTCCACCGCTGGAAAAAGACCGAAGCCAAAAAAACGGGGGAAATGAGCGTTAAATACGACCCGAATGACCCTAAACTCGGCGAGATACTCGATAAACTTGAAAACGAAGGCGTCGAATCGCTCGACTATAACCAGTTACGCTATTTAGCAAGGCGGATAGAAGGATTCCCGCTAACGAAGGCGGAAATAAGAAGCGCAGGACGAAGGCAGCTGATAAAGATTCTAAAGGAGAGGAAACTCATAATTGAAAAGTAATAGTTTGCCCAAAAGCTTATTTTAACAATCAAACCATCCAAAAAAACGGGATATATACTACCTCCTGCCAAGAATCAATAATATTATTAAAATGCCGCCTTTCGTTAAATACATCCTGATTATAATTTCGGTAACTCTCGCATTGATTTTTTTAATCATATTCGTTCCCGTCTACAAAGCAGCAAAAACGATTGATTCGCTCAACAATAGTATTCCGCGCATAACATCTATAATGCGATACAATGGGGACACCCTCGATTATGAATGCTATCCCGTACCTATAGATAGCATATCGCCCCATCTTATAAGAGCGGTAATCATATCCGAGGATATAGCTTTTTTCTGGCACCACGGCATAGATTGGGCAGAACTAAAAATAGTAATCCGTCAGGACATAACGAGGAAGGGTTTCTATCGCGGTGGCTCGACCATAACGATGCAACTCGCGAGATTATTGTTCCTATCGCCGCGTAAAACTCCTTTGAGGAAAGTTAAGGAAATATTAATAGCCAAAATCCTTGAGCGAAAACTTTCGAAACGGCGTATCCTCGAACTTTACCTTAACCTCGTCGAATGGGGTCCGCACATCTACGGAGCGCAAGCCGCAAGCATGCACTATTTCGGAATCCCTGCAAGCAGGCTTACAAGAAAGCAGGCGTGTGCACTTGCAGCTGTGTTGCCATCACCGAAAAGATGGAATCCTATTAACCCCTCAAAAGGTGTGGAAAAACGAATCCAGATAATTTACGAAAGACTTCTTAAATACGAGCAAAAATTCCCCGAAAAGCTCTGGAAAACCATGTGAAAACAAAATTTAGGCCCCATCAAAACTTGAAAAACCCTGTCGAACAATTATTTTCAAATTAGAGTTTAATATGCCAAGAGGATTTAAAACACTTATTATTTTTACGCTCGTATCCTTCTCATTCGGTCAATACTACTTTGGCAAGAACAAGATTCAGCCGATAAAGTATGACTGGCGGGTCCTTCAAAGCGCACATTTCGACATATACTATTATCCTGAGGAGGACAGCATAGCGAGATTCGCTGCTCATGTGGCGGAAAGCGTTTACGATTGCTACGCTCGCCACTTTGAGTTTCATCCCTCGGATAGGATACCGATAGTAATTTATAGCTCACCAACACTTTTTGCTGAAACCCATATCGTGCCGTTCATCATACCCGAACAAATAGGTGGGTTTACCGAGTACATTCTCGAAAGGGTAGTTGTCCCCTTTGATGGCGACGCGAGGGAGTTTATCCACATTCTTGCCCATGAGCTCGTTCACATATGGCAACTCGAGCTAAACCAGTTCGTTCACGATGCGCACGAGAGATTTTTCATAAATATGCCAGAACTGTGGTTCGCGGAGGGACAGGCGGAAGTTTTATCCCAGAAAGAGGGCATTGACGAACGAAGCGAAATAATCGAAGCGTTAATAAACGAGGACCTCCTCCTGCCCGCCGATTTCTACAAAATTTATGGCACATTTAAGATGTATAAGTTAGCCGAAAGCTTCCTGAGATTTCTGCGGGAACGATATGGTCTTCACTCGGATGTGCTTATTCTTGAGAAAATGTGGACAGGTGCGTATATAGATGATATGTTTCCCTTTCTTTTCGGGGTCACGATTGAGGATGCAGGGCAGCTTTGGCGACAATGGCTTCTTAGGCGCTTTGGACAATATGCAGGCTCGCTAACACCGATAAAGTTTGCTGGCAAGGTTTTGACCCGCGACGGATACTTTGCATCGGCAGTAAGACTCGATTCCGCAACAGTCATAGCAAAGGGCAACAGGCTTGGATACAGCGGTATATACATGGTAAAGAAACGCAAAGCAAAACTTATCCGCAAAATTGAACTAACGGAAAGCAGCGAGGCGACGCGATTTTTCAAAAATAGGATAGCTCTGAAAGGTAGTTTGTTGGTTTTCTCGGCCAAATCAAGGGGCAAAGAAAAACTTTTCATCAAAAATATCTCGAACTCAAAAGAAAAAGCCTTTGAGCTGAAAGACATCGTGCAAATAAATTCTCCCTCCTTCACGGATGATGGTTCGATAATCTTTTCTGGAACCAGAATTTCGGGATTCCGCGATATTTTCAAACTGAATTCAAAAACAGGGAAGCTCGTTAAAATAACTGATGACCCATACTTTGACGATGACCCAGTATCAGCAGGAGACACAACAGTCTTCGTTTCCGACCGGGGGAAAAACCAGCGGAAATGGCTCTTCATGATGGACAATGATACGATTTATAGGCTTTGCAGCAACGCCCCAATAAACAACCCATTTTCGCCAGCTATATCTCCGTCACGGGAGAAAATTGCTTTCATAGCGGATGATGACACATTCCCGAACATTTACATATACAACTTATCAACCGACACTTTATACATGGCTCATCGACTTGCCGCAAGGCCAGTTTCCATAAGCTTCGCAGGTGAAGACACACTTCTTGTTTGCGTTTGCACAAAAGGAGAATGTCCGATTATGAGTTTACCTTTGGATTCGCTAACCTCGCTCGGCGTTTACCGAAAAGAGCCGGTGGTTTCAAGCTGGTATCCGCCACTAACATTCGCACAACCAGCGGAAAGCCTCGCCTCGAAGCCGAAATCAGCGCACAAACTCAAGCTAAACTTTGCTCAAGGTGAAATAGGAATGTTAACCACAAGACAGACCGCTGCAGGACTTGAGCTAAGCCTTACCGACATCGTGGGTGACAGAAATCTCTACCTTTTTCTTGCCAACAATGCCCGCGAGTGGAGTGAAGTTCTCAAAGAAACCAATGTTGCTGCGATATACAATTCAAACCTCAAACACTGGCGATTCGGTTTTGGTGCTTACCATCTTAATCTTCACACCTACGACCGCTATGAGGGTTCCTACAGCGAACGAATGATAGGCGTCATAGGAACGGCTAATTACAGCATCTCAAGGTTTACGAGACTTGAGCTTGGTGCTATGATTTATCACTCGAAGCGGACGACTTTCAAATCCTCGCGGGACGACATAATTTTCGATTGTGCAGCATCTTTCATAAGGGACAATTCCCTGTGGTGGACCACAGGTCCCATAGATGGCATGCGGACAAACATTACCATCGGTTCCGGAGTGGGCGCATCGGGCAAAATATACAGGTACATAGTCTCGCTCGACTTTCGACGCTATCTCAGGCTGAGTAAATACTCCTGCCTCGCCGGCCGTGTTATCGCAAGGACAAGCGGTGGAAAAGAACCTCTCCGCTTTTTCCTCGGCGGAAGCCTCGATTTAAGAGGCTATCAGCTATTTCAGTTCTACGGAAGAAACCTTATCCTGTTTAATTCCGAGCTTAGATTCCCCGTTTTTGAGCGAATCTTTATCGCGACCC belongs to bacterium and includes:
- the gcvPB gene encoding aminomethyl-transferring glycine dehydrogenase subunit GcvPB gives rise to the protein MSEKLLWEISKEGKKGISLPERDVPEYPVEDHIPGGMIRTTPNRLPQVSEPEVVRHFVRISVMNHHVDKGFYPLGSCTMKYNPKLNERLARLPGFANLHPGVPYEFAQGALELMFRLGEMLCEIGGHSAITLQPAAGAQGEFAGLSIIRRYHESQGNPRKIVVIPDSSHGTNPASIVFSGWQPVEIKSGPDGRIDLKALEPYLNEDLAALMVTNPNTLGIFERDIRKVAEMLHSVGAQLYMDGANMNALLGIARPGEFGVDALHFNLHKTFSTPHGGGGPGSGPVSVAEHLAPYLPKPTVKKLNDGTYTLDWDIPDSMGKLQAFWGSFGVMVKAFAYILTMGKDGLRRTAEDAVLNSNYLLALLRDYYELPYKETPMHEFVLSGEFLRKYGVKTLDVAKRLLDLGFHAPTIYFPLIVHEALMIEPTESEPKEMLEAFADAMIKIRREAEENPQILKEAPHNTPVRRLDEVSANRNPILTYWDYESSQK
- a CDS encoding BMC domain-containing protein → MFDIRRALGMIETKGLVGLIEATDAAVKAADVVAVDYERTGGGLTIIKIRGTVGAVKAAVEAGAMAAQRVGELIAAHVIPNPDNGVEPMITPIIPPGTQKPALEFHRWKKTEAKKTGEMSVKYDPNDPKLGEILDKLENEGVESLDYNQLRYLARRIEGFPLTKAEIRSAGRRQLIKILKERKLIIEK
- the mtgA gene encoding monofunctional biosynthetic peptidoglycan transglycosylase; amino-acid sequence: MPPFVKYILIIISVTLALIFLIIFVPVYKAAKTIDSLNNSIPRITSIMRYNGDTLDYECYPVPIDSISPHLIRAVIISEDIAFFWHHGIDWAELKIVIRQDITRKGFYRGGSTITMQLARLLFLSPRKTPLRKVKEILIAKILERKLSKRRILELYLNLVEWGPHIYGAQAASMHYFGIPASRLTRKQACALAAVLPSPKRWNPINPSKGVEKRIQIIYERLLKYEQKFPEKLWKTM
- a CDS encoding BamA/TamA family outer membrane protein, yielding MPRGFKTLIIFTLVSFSFGQYYFGKNKIQPIKYDWRVLQSAHFDIYYYPEEDSIARFAAHVAESVYDCYARHFEFHPSDRIPIVIYSSPTLFAETHIVPFIIPEQIGGFTEYILERVVVPFDGDAREFIHILAHELVHIWQLELNQFVHDAHERFFINMPELWFAEGQAEVLSQKEGIDERSEIIEALINEDLLLPADFYKIYGTFKMYKLAESFLRFLRERYGLHSDVLILEKMWTGAYIDDMFPFLFGVTIEDAGQLWRQWLLRRFGQYAGSLTPIKFAGKVLTRDGYFASAVRLDSATVIAKGNRLGYSGIYMVKKRKAKLIRKIELTESSEATRFFKNRIALKGSLLVFSAKSRGKEKLFIKNISNSKEKAFELKDIVQINSPSFTDDGSIIFSGTRISGFRDIFKLNSKTGKLVKITDDPYFDDDPVSAGDTTVFVSDRGKNQRKWLFMMDNDTIYRLCSNAPINNPFSPAISPSREKIAFIADDDTFPNIYIYNLSTDTLYMAHRLAARPVSISFAGEDTLLVCVCTKGECPIMSLPLDSLTSLGVYRKEPVVSSWYPPLTFAQPAESLASKPKSAHKLKLNFAQGEIGMLTTRQTAAGLELSLTDIVGDRNLYLFLANNAREWSEVLKETNVAAIYNSNLKHWRFGFGAYHLNLHTYDRYEGSYSERMIGVIGTANYSISRFTRLELGAMIYHSKRTTFKSSRDDIIFDCAASFIRDNSLWWTTGPIDGMRTNITIGSGVGASGKIYRYIVSLDFRRYLRLSKYSCLAGRVIARTSGGKEPLRFFLGGSLDLRGYQLFQFYGRNLILFNSELRFPVFERIFIATPIVDIDIPGINGALFFDAGDAWEEEPKVVGAIGGGLRLNLSGYLVLRLDVAYKTDFKTISKKPRFDLFFGWDY